The Phaseolus vulgaris cultivar G19833 chromosome 10, P. vulgaris v2.0, whole genome shotgun sequence DNA window ATGTTTTAATTCAAGCAGAAGTATCCTATAATTTTATGGATCAGATatgtttttaaagttttctatTACCTATCGAGTATGATTCagacataataaaaaattattaaactatactaaattataattatatgttaactgttttatgtatattatatattattctaaAATCATTCTATTTCTAACGGTTTTCTTAATCGTTGAACAAGTTACAACAAAGTACACATTaggaaaaagtttatttttacacGAAATTAGCAAAATTAAATTATGTCaattattctttttaaactGTGCTTGAATTAGTAGATGATATCTACTGAAAAGCAATTATGTTAATGACTAATGATACTAAATGGATACCTGTATTGTAAGACacgttttttttttgtgtgactTAGATCACTTCTATTTGACTCATTTGTACTTGacatttttttatagataaacACATCTAGGTGCTACTAATGGGAAGTGTTGAATCTGCAAAAAAGGTATTCATGGATTCACTTCTAgaatttgttttgtattttatcttgttattttttaaatcatattaAAGTACATTTGTGAAGGTTTGaatattgaaaatgtttttcctTGATTGTGAAATGTTGGTACTATATCCAGCAAAACATAGTTTTCTTTTTGTTCTATAAAACCAATATAAGCTTTAAGCTTAGTTTTATAGCCTTTTGTTCTGttgctgattttttttttttaatgaagtgTATATTTAGACTATTTTTAATCATTCATTGTAGGATGCAAATGGAGGCCTCCTAGAGAAAAATCCTACAGTTGTTTTTGTGTTAGGTAAGCTGTTATCAATTTCATTCAAGTTAAGCATCTCCATAGTATATTCCCTCTAAAAGAACTTTTCAATCAAATTCTGGTGCATGGACTTTGTTTCAAATTGTTGAAGATGACCCTTGACCCTTGCTTAGTAATTTCATGTTATATATCTTCCCTGTGTTCCACTCATTAGTAAGAGTTTGGTCTtttgaaaagataaagttgtGAATTTCATGTTATATTTCTTCCCTGTATTCCACTAATTAGTACGAGTTTGGTCTTTTGAAAAGATATTGTTGTGAATATCTACTGAAAAGGTTTTTTTAATCCCTTGAAATTCTTTTCTTTCTTGCTTTAGTTTACTTGCACGAGTTATAATGCAAATCCTGAATCTGCAggtttaattgttttttagtttCTCAGATGAAATCTGTTTACCATTTAGACAAGAAATTAGACCAatgacattattatttttttgttaagaaaaatttgaaagaaataaCATACATATACTTGTTccaatcaaaaaataaaaaacatacaaatacTCGTAAACTATAGTGAATACATTGATTCTgagtatttataaattaattgcaATCACTAATTTAAGGGCTTATTTTGTTGTTATGTTCCGTTTCCTTTTTAAGAGtgaatttatttatcatttatgtCTAATGTGTTCATTGGAATTTACTGTGAATTTTTGTCTGACTTCTAACTTGGTTATTGATCTGATAATGGTATAGGTGGCCCAGGCAGTGGAAAGGGTACCCAATGTGCAAATATTGTTGAAAATTTTGGGTTTACTCACCTCAGTGCTGGGGATCTTCTGCGTGCAGAAATCAAATCTGGTTCTGAGAATGGGTGGGTACACGTTATATTCTTTATGTTAATATATTGTTGGGCTTAAATAGTCTTATATCATTTACCATTAACTGCTcgttcatttcatttgtttgGCAGTACAATGATTCAGAATATGATTAAAGAAGGGAAAATTGTTCCCTCTGAGGTAACAATTAAGCTCTTACAAAAAGCAATGCAGGAAAATGGCAATGACAAATTTCTTATTGATGGTTTTCCCCGCAATGAGGAAAACCGTGCAGCATTTGAGAAAGTGGTAATTGAGatactaaaattgaaaagaaataaaaattgaactATTCCGATATTGATAATGGTGTACTAACTTTGATTTCCAAAATGCATTATGGCTTTGCAGACAGGAATAGAGCCAGCTTTTGTCCTATATTTTGATTGCCCTGAGGAAGAGATGGAGAGGCGACTTCTTAGTAGGAACCAGGTTGaggtttatttttgttttgttttaattatttgtatttcCTTGTGCTATTACTGAAGACCATTTCTTAATTATAAAGGGTCGAGAAGATGACAATATTGAAACGATAAGGAAGCGGTTTAAGGTTTTCTTGGAGTCTAGTCTTCCCGTGATTAATTATTATGATGCAAAGGGAAAAGTTCGCAAGGTAATTTATAGTTGTGCTTCTACCATAGTTTCATAAAGTTTCTTGGTTTCTTTGGTAGGGACATCACACAAATTTTTATCACCCAATTTTTTCTTTCGTAGATTGATGCTGCAAGACCTGTTGAAGAGGTATTTGAGACAGTCAAAGGAATCTTTGCTCCCAAGACTGAGAAGGTAAATCACTATGTTCATCTTATGTCAAGACTTTATATGTATAAGTTCCGTTTTGTATCAAAGACAAAATTTGGGAATCATTGTCTTCCCTAATGTATATGTCTCTTGATAATATAGTATGTTGTATACTATAATTTCGCTACTGATAGACTCCTGTCTTGCATGAATATTTTAAGAAGTTTAATTTTATATACATTATTATGATGTTAATTCTATATTGCAAATGTTGtaaaactataaatatttaaataatactttGACTGCCCTGTTTTTtcattatcaattttatttgttttagtaTAAATTAATGATAGGGTTGATATATTCTTTTCCGAATAAATAAAGATATAGACAACATGAATGAAAATATTATCTAAAGATGTGTGCCATTCAAATAGACATATTAACATAATTCTCAATTGGACACAAATATGAATTCGGTAAGCTGTGCTTGCTGGGCCTTCATGAAAACTTTTAAGAATCAGTTGCTGGCTCTCACATATGCTTTTAATATAAatacaagacaaaaaaaaaattattaactatcTAGAACATTCTTTAATGGCAAACTACTATTGTACGTTTAAGAAACATGAAGCCTTAATCATCAAACATTCTTAAACCCTCAAGGTagataaactttttttattagacTACTCTTTGAATCAACTATTGTAACAATTATATGAAGCCTAGTCTCTGCACATTTATGTATCGAGAATAGCAAAGTTGCGACCGTTAGAAGCTTGTAGTAGATGTTAACTTTTCTACCAGACTACTTACTGGTTTCATAAAGAAAGGATACTTGAGAagaaaagcttttgaaacttaaattgcaaccTCAATTAAGACAAGTACAAATAAAAATGTACATTGCATGTGATCCTTCTATTTTTCACTTGTTAGACGAGTGAGAAGTTCAAAGAGTAACTCTAAATTATAAATGGTCAACTTTTCACTAGAGacaaatgattattattttttttcatgaaaagtAACATGCTATTTGAACTGCAATATTTTATGGGAGTTGATGTTCATCTGTGTTATTTGCAGGCTGAATGAGCATGTTAACCTTGAGTCCATGGTGGAAATTTGGAGGTAAATGTTTCATCATGAATGATATataagcatttttttttattgatgcatTGTACTGTACCATATTTGTCTTCATGACATGATCACGAATCTAACGTGTGGAAGTAATCAAATTCACTCAGTAGATTGAAgtttagaagttttttttttttcttttttatgtttagCATTTTAAAACTGATTGCATGTTATATCATTCTTCCAAGTGGTAACGAATCAATTCTTGTTGGATTTGCTTTTCGGATACACGATCAACCATCTTTTGTAATgcttttttaaatattcttcATGTCGTTTGGTTAATGATGAAAAGTCAAGAATATTCTCATTGGAATCATCCAAGTTGTAGCCTGTAATTTTGGCATATTATTGGATGGATCAGTTTCCGCTtgtttggtttttcttttgttacctCTCTTTCCATTCCTATTAAACTTAGAATTTTTTACTCAAAAAATCTTTAAATTCATACTCGATAACAACAACCTTTTTGTGGAAGTGATGATATTGCAGAAACTTTTTTCAATTAACGCATCTGCACAAAATTAATGGTATTAGATATTTAAGAGTAACCAAAAGGATCTGTGTTTGATATTTTATTCGTTTCATACGTTGAATAATAGAGTTTTTCCATATTTGCATCCTTTATTCCCCAATGAATAGCATATGGATATCATTTATCATTATTACATGTGAATAGATGCTGATTTATTGTGTATCTTGTTATTTTCCAGGTCATATGAGTATTGGTTGCTTGATCTGTTGTCTCacattttgttattaattaaaatagaaaattgtaGTTTATACCTGAGGGTTTTACCTCTGTTATTCTATTGTTATAATAGCTTGTTGTCATTCATTGAATTTGCAATAAAGAATTGTATGGGATTATTTCTGCCAATAGAATGTGTactctttatatatatttttctatcaCTGGGAAATACAACACACTAAAATTGCATTCTCCAAGATGAAACCTCAAGAGCATCTGCTAATACACCTGCTTGCATGCACAGAATCTTTAAAGTCAATAACTTAAAATGCCATTTAATATTTCAAGtgactttttttctttaaaagcaaaattttcaTCTACATCAAGTTTATGATGATTTAAGACTATTACTAccaacttttaattttaattgaaatctaaattttttaagtATTCTTACAAAATCGAAATACGAAATCGAACTATATTTCTTCACCCAAAAACTTTAGGTTTTCGcggacaattttttttaaggataatttattttttacaaggatctaaatattctttaaatatagaaattaaaatttaagaaatgtgtaagtattttaatcat harbors:
- the LOC137818736 gene encoding UMP-CMP kinase 3-like isoform X1 gives rise to the protein MGSVESAKKDANGGLLEKNPTVVFVLGGPGSGKGTQCANIVENFGFTHLSAGDLLRAEIKSGSENGTMIQNMIKEGKIVPSEVTIKLLQKAMQENGNDKFLIDGFPRNEENRAAFEKVTGIEPAFVLYFDCPEEEMERRLLSRNQGREDDNIETIRKRFKVFLESSLPVINYYDAKGKVRKIDAARPVEEVFETVKGIFAPKTEKVNHYVHLMSRLYMYKFRFVSKTKFGNHCLP
- the LOC137818736 gene encoding UMP-CMP kinase 3-like isoform X2, with the protein product MGSVESAKKDANGGLLEKNPTVVFVLGGPGSGKGTQCANIVENFGFTHLSAGDLLRAEIKSGSENGTMIQNMIKEGKIVPSEVTIKLLQKAMQENGNDKFLIDGFPRNEENRAAFEKVTGIEPAFVLYFDCPEEEMERRLLSRNQGREDDNIETIRKRFKVFLESSLPVINYYDAKGKVRKIDAARPVEEVFETVKGIFAPKTEKAE